A single window of Granulicella mallensis MP5ACTX8 DNA harbors:
- the purB gene encoding adenylosuccinate lyase, which translates to MIARYTRPQMASIWSEENKYRNWLRVELAATDTLVRAGMVPAEAATALHERSSFTVERIHEIEAETRHDVLAFTQAVAESVGPEARWLHYGLTSTDVVDTAQALALTQASEIIRSGILRLREVLRKRAIEFQHTPTIGRTHGVHAEPTTFGMKLLLWYSEMGRNLKRFDAAAEDLRVGKISGAVGAFGKLKPEHEEDIVRSLGLKHASISTQVLQRDRHAAYITTLAVLCSTLDKIATEIRHLQRTEVREAEEFFSAGQKGSSAMPHKRNPITCENISGLARVVRGNAQVALENVALWHERDISHSSAERVILPDTTIIADYLLDKAATLIEKLLVYPARMLKNLESTGGLIYSGQLLIDLAAAGMTREEAYRLVQSHAMNAWQNELNYRELIMADPEINKHLSPEKLAAAFDVNRQLSNIDTVFARVLAEN; encoded by the coding sequence TTGATCGCCCGATATACCCGTCCGCAGATGGCCAGCATATGGTCTGAAGAGAATAAGTACCGTAACTGGCTACGCGTTGAACTGGCCGCAACCGATACCCTCGTCCGCGCCGGCATGGTGCCCGCCGAGGCCGCCACGGCGCTGCACGAGCGCTCCAGCTTCACCGTCGAGCGCATCCACGAGATTGAAGCCGAGACTCGGCATGACGTCCTGGCCTTCACACAGGCGGTTGCGGAATCGGTCGGCCCCGAAGCCCGCTGGCTGCACTACGGACTCACCTCTACCGATGTCGTCGACACGGCACAGGCGCTGGCCCTCACCCAGGCCTCTGAGATCATTCGTTCCGGCATCCTGCGTCTGCGCGAGGTCCTGCGCAAGCGGGCCATCGAGTTCCAGCACACGCCCACCATCGGCCGCACACACGGCGTCCATGCCGAGCCCACGACCTTCGGCATGAAGCTGCTGCTCTGGTACTCGGAGATGGGCCGCAACCTCAAGCGCTTCGACGCTGCTGCCGAAGACCTTCGCGTAGGCAAGATCTCCGGCGCGGTCGGAGCCTTCGGCAAACTCAAGCCCGAGCACGAAGAAGACATCGTCCGCTCGCTGGGTCTCAAGCATGCCTCGATCTCCACGCAGGTGCTGCAGCGCGACCGCCATGCGGCCTACATCACCACCCTGGCCGTGCTCTGCTCCACGCTCGACAAGATCGCCACCGAGATTCGTCATCTGCAACGCACCGAGGTGCGCGAGGCCGAGGAGTTCTTCTCCGCTGGACAAAAGGGCTCCAGTGCGATGCCGCACAAGCGCAACCCCATCACCTGCGAGAACATCAGCGGCCTTGCGCGCGTCGTTCGCGGCAACGCCCAGGTAGCTCTGGAGAACGTAGCCCTTTGGCACGAGCGCGATATCTCGCACTCCTCTGCCGAGCGCGTCATCCTGCCCGATACAACGATCATCGCCGACTACCTGCTGGACAAGGCAGCCACTCTGATCGAGAAGCTGCTCGTCTATCCGGCACGCATGTTGAAGAACCTGGAATCCACCGGGGGACTCATCTACAGCGGCCAGTTGCTCATCGACCTTGCTGCCGCCGGTATGACTCGTGAAGAGGCCTATCGCCTCGTGCAGTCACACGCGATGAACGCCTGGCAGAATGAGCTGAACTATCGTGAGTTGATCATGGCGGACCCCGAGATCAACAAGCATCTCTCTCCGGAAAAGCTCGCCGCGGCCTTCGACGTCAATCGCCAGCTCAGCAATATCGACACGGTCTTTGCACGCGTCTTAGCTGAAAATTAA
- a CDS encoding MarR family winged helix-turn-helix transcriptional regulator: protein MKKENARSNAIPHLAELAEFRYQLRAFLSFSEAASEACGIAAQQYQLMQVIAATPEGRPATISHLAERMILRHNSAVELVDRAEKAGIVRRRNDEQDLRRSLVELTPEGQKILQQLVTQHVQYLKTHGEEIVRTLRTLQPASQAEKPTNADGGR, encoded by the coding sequence ATGAAAAAAGAGAACGCAAGATCGAATGCGATTCCGCACCTAGCCGAACTGGCTGAGTTTCGGTACCAGTTGAGGGCATTTCTCAGCTTCAGCGAGGCGGCTTCGGAGGCCTGCGGAATTGCGGCTCAACAGTACCAGCTTATGCAGGTGATCGCAGCGACGCCTGAAGGCCGTCCGGCGACGATCAGCCATCTGGCTGAACGCATGATTCTGCGCCATAACAGTGCTGTAGAACTCGTAGACCGCGCGGAGAAGGCTGGGATAGTGCGGCGCAGGAACGACGAGCAGGACTTGCGGCGATCGCTGGTGGAGCTTACACCTGAGGGGCAGAAGATATTGCAACAGTTGGTAACGCAGCACGTGCAGTACCTCAAAACGCATGGCGAGGAGATCGTGCGGACGCTTCGCACGCTGCAGCCTGCTTCTCAAGCGGAGAAGCCTACGAACGCGGACGGGGGACGATGA